Proteins from one Acanthopagrus latus isolate v.2019 chromosome 18, fAcaLat1.1, whole genome shotgun sequence genomic window:
- the tctn1 gene encoding tectonic-1: MATSTAVRRSTSEVFSLFLFFTAVPSYENAASYNNFSTTAIGGQNVTFNDMGNYTATQPTEFDSTTPTTQSYSSTEEPVLPTLTTEPLPISDRLLTVVTNVDSYCPCDELKDVCDINCCCDRECGEEVALFTGCSVDTVSGNKQLCSRDVASNSLTSTIDGYSEVQLFVQKETNYDVFCIQSQNRVDGFSHPSPAIPTGSNFVSLFKQFSSFIFGSNENSGQVSSVEPLTASGYQYGDIMMTAEDSGQRGVFWLPAPTVTADCVDTSPAAFLQDQSNRCTRDVVLEQDCSTLLALSIDTYTNIQVIAGKNKVADVVPVQVSSVILQSVDGTQTELQISDGENLNPLLLNRTLCANVVLKVVYVMTYNPAGEIVNVTVSVVLGFVSEAAVPLEQEFLVTFVQEGEEEVAVHYSGNPGYVDGLPLVSGTRSADGIVQSVDPRDTLSLLHSTEDQDCLLGPHQHSPVLFGVDSVSGCTLRLEDAGNCSFVSQVLLDVLRGPYYTQYVASFGNSPLGYPLDWLPVNNFNLGEAQSCSIPLSFHLEVEWTKYGSLVNPQNQIVSIREIIQTNTTSLELLSGGSGILSVRSSVSFIPVSAPAHPGYRATPTIDAKLPFDFFFPFV; encoded by the exons ATGGCGACCTCGACTGCTGTGCGCCGCAGCACTTCAGAAGTCTTCAGTTTATTCCTCTTTTTTACTGCCGTTCCTTCCTACGAAAATGCAGCGAGCTACAACAACTTCAGTACGACCGCGATTGGTGGTCAGAACGTAACATTCAACGATATGGGCAATTACACAGCGACACAGCCTACAGAGTTTGACTCAACAACCCCAACAACACAGAgctacagcagcacagaggagccCGTCCTGCCGACCCTGACCACAGAGCCCCTGCCCATCTCCGACCGCCTGCTCACTGTTGTGACCAATG ttgACAGCTACTGTCCCTGTGATGAGCTCAAAGATGTGTGTGACATCAACTGCTGCTGCGACAGAGAGTGTGGTGAGGAGGTGGCTCTGTTCACCGGCTGCTCTGTGGACACTGTCAG CGGCAACAAGCAGTTATGTAGCCGAGATGTAGCATCCAACTCTTTAACGAGTACAATAGATGGCTATTCAGAGGTGCAGTTGTTTGTCCAGAAGGAGACTAACTATGATGTCTTCTGCATTCAGTCACAGAATC GAGTCGATGGATTCTCTCATCCCTCACCTGCTATTCCTACTGGCAGCAACTTTGTCTCGCTGTTTAAACAGTTTAGCAGCTTTATTTTTGGCTCAAATGAGAATAGTGGTCAGGTGTCCTCTGTAGAGCCCCTGACTGCATCTGGATACCAG tatgGAGACATAATGATGACAGCAGAAGACAGTGGGCAGAGGGGGGTTTTCTGGCTGCCAGCTCCTACTGTTACTGCTGACTGTGTGGACACCAGCCCTGCAG CATTCCTACAGGATCAGAGCAATCGGTGTACTCGGGATGTGGTCCTGGAGCAGGACTGCAGCACTCTGCTGGCCCTCAGCATTGACACCTACACCAACATCCAGGTCATTGCT GGGAAGAACAAAGTTGCAGAT GTTGTTCCTGTTCAGGTGTCTTCAGTTATTCTGCAGTCTGTAGATGGGACTCAGACGGAGCTACAGATCAGTGATGGAGAAAATCTCAACCCTCTTCTCCTGAACCGGACTCTCTGTGCTAATGTGGTGCTGAAG GTTGTCTATGTGATGACGTACAATCCTGCTGGTGAGATAGTGAATGTGACGGTGTCTGTGGTGCTTGGATTTGTTTCTGAAGCAGCTGTTCCCCTGGAGCAGGAGTTTCTTGTCACATTTGTCCAG GAGGGCGAGGAAGAGGTGGCTGTTCACTACAGTGGAAATCCAGGTTATGTGGATGGGCTACCTCTTGTGTCAGGAACAAGATCAGCAGA TGGGATTGTTCAGAGTGTCGACCCCAGAGACACCTTGTCTCTTCTCCACAGTACTGAGGACCAGGACTGTCTTCTGGGACCACATCAGCATTCCCCTGTCCTGTTCGGCGTGGACTCTGTGTCTGGTTGCACATTAAG ACTGGAGGATGCTGGCAACTGTTCCTTTGTCTCTCAAGTGCTTCTGGATGTTCTGAGAGGACCATACTATACTCAATATGTGGCATCCTTTGGAAACTCCCCGTTAGGCTATCCACTGGACTGGCTACCAGTCAACAACTTCAATCTCGGT GAAGCACAGAGTTGCAGCATCCCGCTGTCATTTCATTTAGAAGTTGAGTGGACTAAATATGGATCCTTGGTCAACCCCCAAAATCAGATTGTGAGCATCAGAGAAATCATCCAAACCAACACCACCAGTTTG GAGCTATTGTCTGGAGGCAGCGGTATCCTGTCAGTCAGGAGCTCAGTGTCCTTTATACCAGTTTCTGCTCCTGCTCATCCTGGTTACAGAGCCACACCCACCATTGATGCCAAGCTGCCTTTTgacttcttcttcccttttgtCTGA